Within the Eucalyptus grandis isolate ANBG69807.140 chromosome 1, ASM1654582v1, whole genome shotgun sequence genome, the region AGTGAACCTGCCTGGCTGACGTCGCACTGTTCTTGTCCTGGTTTCCTGATGTTCTTGACGGAAGATGTCGTTCTGTCTCCAACGTTGCAAGGATCTATAAAATTCAAGcacaagattaaaaaaaactcGGCGCATGGGGGCTCAAAGAGCAAGGATGTTTCTGCAGTAAATTAATACCAGCAACATCCTCTGTGCTGCGGCTTATCTCTTCGACCATAGCCTTCCATCTCCTGCGAAGAAAAGAATCAAGCAGTTAGTATGAAACCATCGTGCTCTTGCAGGACCAAGTTCGACGGGCAAATTCTATGGAAATGACCTTAGCCTATGCTATAGACCAGAAACTATGCAAAAAAACAGGCGTTTCACTCCGTACATAGTAATGTCGTGGGCAAGCTGAGCAATCAGCTTTGATCCGCAGTTCCTTCGGAGACTGTTGACACTTATCCCGATCTTAGTTTTCTGCGAGAAATTGGACAAATTAGATTACCAAGTGTTGATGCAGAAAGCATGTACCACTCCCTATAGAATTTCAATCGAACCTTCAATGTTTTTAGAGTAATAGTCATAGATCGGAGTCTTCTCAACGATTCAAGCAGCGCGGACTCAGACTGTTATACCAAGAAAGGATACCAAGTTAGATTGCATGCTCTCCAGAAGATCTCAAGAAGCCATTTTTGACGTCATATCCACAAACTTATCTCCAAGAACCATTGACATCCGAAAACAATGGGTAAAGAATGGACGAGAAACAGAAATAAGCCATGCATGAACCAGATTTAGAGTTAGGACATTGACCTCATGCCGGCTATTGTCCAAAACCTGCTTGATCCTTAGAACTTCACAGACAACTAGAGAGGCCTCTTCGATATTGTTGCCGAATGATTCGGCTTCTCCATCACCGTGCTTTATGCTGCCCACACTGCTCGCAGCATTACCTGTGTCGCCGTTCGCCTTGCTTTCTTTACTCTCGGCTGCACAGTCACCTCCATCGCGAGCTGTCCCGCACGAGAACAGCTGCTCTGCGATACGGCCTCTTTGAGACAGAAAATCTTGGGGGCAATCAAGCGCGGCGATCGTGATGGCCTTGTCGATGAACTCAAAGACGTCGGTCACCGTCGTCCTGAAGAATTCTCTCCAGTCATCGAGCGACTCCCCCATCACAGAAACGACTGAAGAGGAAATCGCTTAGAGCGCAAGGAACGTCAAGAAACTGCTATCAACTGAATCGATCATAATGAAATAACAGTTTTGAATCAGCGGAAGTATCATCGGAATCAGTAAGAAAATAGTTACTAACCTGGAGAGATGTTGGAACGGAATAGCTTGCAGCCGAAGCACTCCGTGTGAATGTAATGTTGTGTTAAGTATCTTTCAtaccagaaattgatttttaagtCGATGTAACATAACTTGAGGCCAAATGCGACCTCCTTTATTAAGGCATTAAAGGTCCCAACCGAAGCCATACCCACTCCCACCGTTGGATTTCAAAGATTATAATTCCGGTCGTCTGAGATCAGAACCTTGTCTCTTCTTCTGCTATCCAATGAGATGCAACCGCAATCCATCCCACCACTTTTTGCTAACCCATTTAACGAATTCAAGAAAGAGGGTATGGACTATGGATTGCTGTAATTACTGACAGTGACgtttaaattaaatgaaaagttgctcgaatctgatttttttgaataattaaaatttttgatctGGGAAAACTTAGTAGTAATCAACTTGCTTGTTCTCACTTTTCCAATGTAGATATAACTGTCTACAAGTTACGGAAGTCATATGTAAAAGTTATAAAcaaattgttgatgattttatAATTTACTTCAAAACTAGATGAGTTATTAGAATATGACCAAATTTCGAGTCATTGCCGTAACTGAAGTTACTTTTGCAATAGAGATAATTTCaatctaatataaaaaaaaatggaaatttactTTAATATACATGGAATACGTAACTATGTTTAGAAGGTACTAACTAATTTGTGGTAGCCTAATTTTAGCCTTAAGAATTCACTAAAAAGGCAGCAAAATAAGGTTGTACCGCAAAACATTTGACATCGGCAcgagaaaaataaatgggaaaaatgattattcagattattattttgtataaATGGTCACAATTTATTTGGACCCGACGTAAGATCTCCCTTTCTCCTAATTTTTCTAGTTACTAACTCtcatcaaattttaaatatattttaatgatcttatttttatttttatctagtgaaaatattttaatttttatgggATTAGAATTTATTTGGAACCGACCAAgcatatccacatttatcaatctcaaattgatgatattttcttgTCGTGAAAGATTTAGAAACTATTTATGGTATTCTTTACCCTTTATTTATGCTTCTTACTTTGGGCTTTTATCTCCTCTCTTTCGGtaattgtttttgtttgttgAAAGATATTAATGGGATAAAATGATGAGGATGGGACTGCCTTCCGTTGTGAATAAGTCGATTCTTGATTATATATCTAAAATAAATCGCAAGAAAAAATTCTCAAGTTATTTTGACTTGATAATGTAACgtgaaattttatgatgaatattaaaatatgatagttaaataataattcaaactaGATTTTGTGCTCTACAAACCATCATGAATAATAGCGTGTAAGAATTTGTGATTATCTTcaaatgcaatcttttgatTTAAAGCTAGGAGTGACAAATATCTACTTATGTATAGCATTCATAACATGTACTCAAAACTCTTATGTATAGCATTCATAACATGTACTCAAAACTGAGATATCTTTTTTGTAAGTTATGGATCTTACTAAAACATTCACAATAAAATGTACtttacttaaatttttaaatgtttcacTTAATGTTCATGCAATTTGTCTGATTCCAATTCATGATTCAACTATTTGAGGTTCTGATTGACAATTCGtgttcaaattaaaaattatgtcGTTGAGAAATTGAGATTTCTCTATTACAAGCAGTATCTTTATAGCAAGAGTGGTCCTACCCGGTTAGTAAAGTGAAACAGAAAAGAATTGCTTTTAGTTGGAGCTCCCAAAGTTATGTTGACTTTTAAGCcccgttattttattttattttttgaataggCACGAGACCGTTGGTCACTCCACCAAATgacaataaattaaattatctgaaaataaaaacatttaatTTGAATGAGTGATGTCACATCAGTGTACCAGCCAATATTGTCATCTCATCACATGACAAATTACCCTAGTCATCACTTCTTTTGTAGAGAAAGTCCACAATGATGCACAAGTCGTCGCGCGTGCTGGACAGCAGAATATAAATGAGTAATTTGTCTACAtttactgaagaaaaagaaattaaactagaagatataaatttttattggatattagGGGTAAAAAAGAAGCTGACCGAGGCCTTACTTCTCTGAAAATCAGTGAGCGTAAGCTGCACAATTCAAATGAAACTCGGCATGGCATCCCCGTGTAAGTCAACAACAATCCACGTATGGGTGTTCTCGCGGACAAAGTCAAGCTATTCATTGTTCAGCTGGTTTAGAAAAGGATACGGGCAGTCCCAGTTATTCCTAAAAGATCACCAGAACAGGCATTCAGTCATGACATACACACAAATTTCAGCCATATCCATGCGTTTCATCCGTGTATGAGTCAACATGTTCGCATATCATTGTAGTGATAAGTATAATCATACCATAACCTCGAAAGTGCCTACACTTTTTAAGCACTTTTCTATCATGTCTGACACTTCAACACGTGTTTGACACGCGGTCAATAGGTGTCAGAAAATTCGATATGTAGCCAACTTTTTTGACACGCGAATTCATAATTTCAATACGCAATTTTAACACGCACGAGGTCGATTTTAAagttttcaataaatgatgggttaaaaagtaaatatgtaaaaaaataaaaaaataaaaaatgagaagaagaaaaaccaaatcttttttcttcaccaaaaaataaaaaaaccaaatatttttttctcttctctcccctcATGTGACTCACGATTCTGAGTGTAAATACATTCTAGTCTCTTTTTATTATACAATATGTtggaattctctttttttttttttttctaaaaatgatgtGTTGGCGCGTGTTGCATGTCTTGTGTCGGTGTTGTGCTACTTAGGCCATAACTATGTCATTCATGTCCATCTTCCTGGGCTGTGGAATGGTCTTGTATTGGGCACTTTTCTTTATACTACCCTCTCATCCTTTTGTAAATACATTCTACCCTCTCATCCTTCTTTATACTCCCCTCATGTGACTCACGATTCTTAGTGTAAATACATTCTAGTCTCTTTTTATTATACAATATGTtggaattctcttttttttttttttttaaaaatgatgtgTTGGCGCGTGTTGCATGTCTTGTGGCGGTGTTGTGCTACTTAGGCCATAACTATGTCATCCATGTCCATCTTCTTGGGTTGTGGAATGGTCTTGTATTGGGCACTTTTCTTTATACTACCCTCTCATCCTTTTGTTGTTCTTTCCGTCGTGCACTACATTTTTGTCGATTGATGATTGTCTGAAACTTTGGCTCGGTACTGGGCACTTTTGTATTTGGCGATCTGAACCACTCAATCTCTGCAACCATGAGCGGGTCACACCTGTTGCCGCCGCTTCCCTCGTCAACTGAACTGGCTCCTGTAGAAACTTGCTGTTGACCTGATTATCTTCCCTCGCCTGCACTTCTTTATGGTTGGCTTTGATCCTCTGACCTCCGAGGGTTCCCAATAGTACCGCGCATCGACAGTGCTGGAACTCACAGAACCTTCAATATATCCACAGTGTTAATTATCGACCGGAGTCTTCTCAACGGTTCACGCAGCGTGAAATCAGACCGCCATACCAACAACTTGGGAGGTCTGTTCGATATCGTCGCTGAATGCTTCAGCTTCTCCATGACCGTAGTTTATGCTCTCCGTATCGTTCACATTATTACCCCCGCCGCCGTTCGCCTTGCTTTCTTTACTCGCGGCTGCGCAATCAACACGCTTCAGAGTTGTCCGCAAGAGTACAGTCGCTTCACGAGATGGCCTTTTCCTGACAGAAAATCTTTCACGAAATTGACTTGTCAATGAACCtgaaaaccttttcttattattattatttttttggtcgggaAGATGAATgtacatgaaaaagaaaattgaatagaaaacaTAAGATTCTTTGAATACGTTACGATTTATGAGCGAATTATTCACTATACAACTAAATTATTCATTCTGCAGAACTAGCGATAAAAATCAAACGCTTACGGGCAAAAAGATACATACATGCGTTTGAGTTTTATCTGAACATTAGCGCAACAGGCATGCTGATGAGGGCCACTGCTCCCCTTAGTCACCATGTGCTTGATGTGATTTTTATATGAAATGCGTACATCGATAAAACATACCTGTTTCcagattaaaatattttttcatctaAAAACTAACATAAATTCAGTCTTTCATTAAATAGGATGAGTTGAGATAAATTGCGTCGAAGTAAAAAGATGCCTA harbors:
- the LOC120290306 gene encoding probable mediator of RNA polymerase II transcription subunit 26b isoform X1 is translated as MASVGTFNALIKEVAFGLKLCYIDLKINFWYERYLTQHYIHTECFGCKLFRSNISPVVSVMGESLDDWREFFRTTVTDVFEFIDKAITIAALDCPQDFLSQRGRIAEQLFSCGTARDGGDCAAESKESKANGDTGNAASSVGSIKHGDGEAESFGNNIEEASLVVCEVLRIKQVLDNSRHESESALLESLRRLRSMTITLKTLKKTKIGISVNSLRRNCGSKLIAQLAHDITMRWKAMVEEISRSTEDVADPCNVGDRTTSSVKNIRKPGQEQCDVSQAGSLADRNRRLNVNQHRGTVKPNMSSNADPRTIPQSEIVSRKFEKERMLRSQKSNETVTGGKRPLASRQNIKCSNKVVAEVGFESSERETQELHRKAETDKRRRTVLVLDLCDLPKMATSLKAPCTTTRKAHRQRVLSQSLVSSF
- the LOC120290306 gene encoding probable mediator of RNA polymerase II transcription subunit 26b isoform X2, with the protein product MGESLDDWREFFRTTVTDVFEFIDKAITIAALDCPQDFLSQRGRIAEQLFSCGTARDGGDCAAESKESKANGDTGNAASSVGSIKHGDGEAESFGNNIEEASLVVCEVLRIKQVLDNSRHESESALLESLRRLRSMTITLKTLKKTKIGISVNSLRRNCGSKLIAQLAHDITMRWKAMVEEISRSTEDVADPCNVGDRTTSSVKNIRKPGQEQCDVSQAGSLADRNRRLNVNQHRGTVKPNMSSNADPRTIPQSEIVSRKFEKERMLRSQKSNETVTGGKRPLASRQNIKCSNKVVAEVGFESSERETQELHRKAETDKRRRTVLVLDLCDLPKMATSLKAPCTTTRKAHRQRVLSQSLVSSF